From the genome of Vicia villosa cultivar HV-30 ecotype Madison, WI linkage group LG2, Vvil1.0, whole genome shotgun sequence, one region includes:
- the LOC131650647 gene encoding F-box protein At1g70590: MKKFQTWPCISSSSRFTSLPLPNLTAPESSAAYSSRSVRLCSRPPPSKPSPSTAEQTDFSSLPYDVLTKIAASFDQPNLQAASLVCRSWCEALQPLREAMVMLMWGKRFKHGKRGVCRNTEKALDMFTKAAARGSALAMVDAGLIYWERGEKIKALDLYLMAAHLGNPSAQCNLGISYLQVEPPNTEQALKWLYKASKGGNVRAQYQLALCLHRDGGSRSNIREAVKWYMKAAEGGYVRAMYNTSLCYSLGEGLTRNHQLARKWMKRAADRGHSKAQFEHGLALYSDGDMIKALVYLELANRAGEKGAAHVKNVIVHRLSAASQNHAMHLANSWRALPSN; encoded by the exons ATGAAGAAATTCCAAACCTGGCCGTGTATCTCCTCTTCCTCCCGCTTCACCTCTCTCCCTCTTCCAAACCTAACCGCTCCCGAATCATCCGCCGCATACTCCTCCCGTTCCGTCCGTCTCTGTTCCCGTCCACCGCCCTCTAAACCTTCTCCATCCACCGCCGAACAAACCGATTTCTCCTCCCTCCCGTACGACGTTCTAACCAAAATCGCAGCCTCCTTCGACCAGCCGAACCTCCAAGCAGCGTCGCTCGTATGTCGGTCATGGTGCGAGGCCTTACAGCCGTTGAGAGAGGCGATGGTGATGCTTATGTGGGGGAAACGGTTCAAACACGGAAAGCGAGGAGTTTGTCGGAATACGGAGAAGGCGCTTGATATGTTCACGAAAGCCGCTGCTCGTGGCTCCGCTCTTGCGATGGTGGATGCTGGTCTTATTTATTGGGAGAGAGGAGAGAAGATTAAGGCTCTTGATTTGTATCTCATGGCTGCTCACCTTGGAAATCCTTCTGCACAGTGTAATTTGGGGATTTCATATCTTCAAG TTGAACCTCCAAACACTGAGCAAGCTTTGAAATGGTTATATAAAGCTTCCAAAGGTGGGAATGTGCGTGCCCAATACCAGCTTGCTCTTTGTCTTCATCGAGATGGTGGAAGTAGAAGCAATATAAGAGAAGCT GTTAAGTGGTATATGAAAGCTGCAGAAGGTGGGTATGTGCGTGCTATGTACAATACATCCTTATGTTACTCTTTAGGGGAAGGCCTGACGCGCAATCATCAATTAGCAAGAAAGTGGATGAAGCGGGCTGCCGATCGTGGTCATAGTAAAGCTCAGTTTGAGCATGGACTTGCTCTTTATTCT GATGGAGACATGATAAAGGCTTTGGTGTACTTGGAACTTGCTAACCGTGCTGGTGAAAAGGGTGCTGCTCATGTCAAGAATGTAATTGTTCACCGCCTTTCTGCTGCTTCACAAAATCATGCCATGCATCTAGCTAATAGTTGGCGGGCTTTGCCATCAAATTGA